The genome window AGAGTGTCTGCAGGGTCTGGCTGCCGCTGTGGTTCTAACCGCCGGCAACAATTGGGATGATAGCCAATGAGCAGTTGTGGTTCAGGCGGTATGCAGCATAATTGTCGGCAGGGACGGCCCTTCCTTCTATGGCAATCAAGATGCCCCTGTCCACTCTGCCAGATTCGTCCAGGAGCAGTTTACTGAAATCACTGCCCACACGGTGGGCCAGCAGGTTCAAGAATTCCAACAACCGAGTGCCCGGCTCAATGGTAAGGCACATTTCGGGACACCCAGTCAACTGGGCGACAACTCCTTTGAACTGGACATTGATTTCAATCATACTGGTTATCCAGGGCCCACTCACCCAGATGATCTTGCCTCAGGCAGCATACCGTTCGACGCTCTGAGCTTTCCATCCATGGCACCTGGGTGGGCAGCTGCAGTTGCCCGAGCCGCCATTGCAGCATCGCCCGGCAGTTTGCAGGATCAGGGGCGCGGCACGGAGCGAGGGTTGTCCAAAAAAGAGGTGCTCAGGTGCTTTCATGAGCCGGAAAGAGGGTGCCTTCGGAAAAGCGCGTGGCAAACTCGGGATCCATGGCCAGATCGACAGTGTGGATTTTCTGGACGAGAGTTGCTGCTAGTTCGCGGTTGCTCTTGTCCAACAGCGCCAGCACCGCACCTACTCCAGCTAGATTTTCCAGGGATAACACCTGGCCGCCAAAGGCCTTCCTGGGCAACATGCCAATGTCCAGGGCATTTTTCCAGTCAAACCTGGCTCCAAAAGAGCCGGTCAAGACAGTTCGCTGGACTCTGTCCACTTTGGCATGCTTCATCAACAGCTCTATGCCGACCGAAAGGGCAGATTTTGCCAGCTGAAATTGACGTACATCAGACTGCTTGATGCTGATGGGTTTGCCTGTGGCACTCTTGTCAGCCGGAACCAGGATGAACTCACTGGCCTGGCCCTGACTGTCTGTGACCACACCGGGCGCTCCCTGTTCGAGGCGGCCATTGGGCAGCAGAATGCCGCTTCTCAGCATGGCGGCGATGGCGTCAATTACGCCGGAGCCGCACAGGCCAGCTGGTAAAATATTGTGCTCTTCACCAATGACCCTGTACTGGGGCTGCAAACTGCGCGGATCGATAGCCACCTGGTAAATGGCGCCTGGAACAGCGCGCATCCCACAGGAAATCTGGGCCCCCTCCAGGGCAGGGCCGGTGGCACAGCTTGTGGCCCACAGTTGCTGGCAATTGCCGAGGACAATCTCGCCGTTGGTGCCGATATCGACGAGCAGACACGTTTCACCGCGTTGATAAATGGCATCGGCAAGGATGGCGCCTACCGTATCTCCACCGACAAACCCTGAGATCACCGGAAATACGTAAACATTGGTGCCGGGGTTCATCTCCAGCCCAAGGTCGCGGGCCTTGAGGTTCTGACCAGCTCGAATTACAGGAAAATATGGCGACATCCCCAGGCCTCGGGGGTGGAGGCCCATCAGAATTCTTTCCATAGTTGGGTTGCCCACAATGGTGACTTCATCAACGTCTTCACGGCTGGCATTGATCTTGGACAGACAGCGGCCAACAAGGTGGTTTACAGCGTCGATGAGCAGGGCATTGAGCACCTGAAGACCATGGGTGTGTTCATCTGCATAGGCAATTCTGCTGATGACGTCTTCACCATACTGGCGTTGTGGGTTCAGCGAGGCAGCTCTCGCCAGCAACTTCCCGGTTGTCAGATCGCAGAGATATGCAGCCAGTGTGGTGGTGCCAACATCTATGGCCGCACCCAGGCTTTGCTCCCTCTTTCCCGCAATTACCGCAGTAACACCCCTCTGTTCGTGGTGCACCAGAGTGATGGGCTCCCCATCTGCTCCTGCCTCACTCAGTTGCCGCAATGCCTCGAGGTCTTCTATATGGATGGGCCGCTCTGTGAGAGAGCCAGCCCTGTCGATCACCCAGCTGACCAGATCTGAGCCGGCAGCATCCCTGGGCAGCCTCTCCTTCGGCAGGGCGATTCTTTTTACCATTGGATTGACTGGAAACCTGTCCGTGGCGAGAACCTTGTCTCCACTCTCCGCACCAGCAAGAGCGTGCTTCGGGATGCGAATATTCACATTGCCGGCAACCTTTGCCTGACAGGCGAGGCGGTAGGATTGTTTGATCTCTGCTGGAGTAAAGACGTCCAGCTCCGGCTCGGTCAACGGAGACAGATTGGCTGCTGGCTCGGCTACCACCCAACACTTGGCACAAAGGCCTTTGCCGCCGCAGTCGGAGCGGATAGGAATATCCAAGCCATCTGCAGCCTCGATTATACTCTTGCCAACTGGCACCGTCCTGGAAATACCCGGGGGGTCGAATGTGAGGCGAACTTCGGCCAAGATTTCCTCAGGCATATCGGCTGTCTGCAGCGACTTTTTCTCAGTCTTCCGCATAGTTATCTCCACCCTCCAGCTGTCGATTTGCAGTTCTCCATACCCATTTCGACTTCAGGGATGAAGAATACGGCCCTGTGACACTGATATTTGCAGGCCCAAGCCTGAGAGAGCAGCAACTAGTATAAACTATTATGGCACCGGTTTTAATGGTGCCTGCTTGTGCCTTTTCTTGTCTCCCGGCAGAACGTCTGCCTCACTCCAGAGCAAAACTGCCGGCTCGATGTGCTTTCAGGTAGTTCATACAGTAGTCGTCTTTGCCGGCCAGAGCCTCGGCAGCAATGATATTTGCCATCATGCGCTGGTCCAAAGGGTTGATTATGGCCCCGTCGAGTCCCTTGCAGATGGCCATCACCAGGAACAGCTGGTTCAGGAGTTTACGATTGGGCAGTCCATAGGAGATATTGGAAAGGCCGCAGATGGTGTGGATTCCCTTGAATGTGGCTGCTATCTTCTCGACTGCATTGAGAAATTCCATACCGAAATCCTTGTTTACAGACAGCGGCTGTACCAGGGGGTCCACATAAATGTTTTCCATCTTGACGTTGTTTTGCAACAGGCCGTTGACCAACTGGTCGGCAATGGCCAGGCGGTCCTCCACAGTCTCTGGCATCCCCTGGTCGCTCATGCACAGGGCCACCACCTTGTGGTCTGTCCCGGCCAGTATTGGCAGCAGCCTGTCATAGCGCTCCTTTTCCAGCGATATGGAATTGATCATCGGTGTACCCTTGTGCACGGCCAGGCCAGCCTCGATGGCCTCCGGGTCGGGACTGTCGATGCAGCAGGGGGCAGGCACCGCTTCCTGTACGGTAGTCACCAGCCACTCGAGGAATTCAGGCTCTTTGCCCACGAAGACACCGGCATTTACGTCAATGTAATGCGCTCCAGCAGCGAACTGCTCCCTGGCAGCTTTTTGTATGGCCTCAACATCCTGATTTTCAATGTGGGCAGCTATGCTCTTCCTGCTTGCGTTGATAAGTTCGCCAATGATCAGCATGCATCTCTCCTTGTGCAACAGATTCATCTATGGCTTCCGGTCTTCGCTCGAGAGCTGTGAGCCATAATGACGTTTGAAGTGGGTGGAGGCGTATTTTTCAAGCTTCCACTGCGGCACCCGGCAGGCGGGGCAGACGCCCTTGAACCACTTGTTTCGCAGCCATCTGGCCGCCCTGCTATTTCTCGAGTTGTTGATCCTGAACGTCTTGTTGCAATGAGTTGTGAGCAGGGCTGTCTCACCAGATCTTTCTATAGCTTTGATGCCGTGTAGAGTGCCTCTTCGAGACGGCCAGATCTTGATCTTGTCGATGAGACTGAAGAGCTCCACCCTCTTGCGGTAATATCTCTTGGTCGGCTTCTTGCTGCTCAAGAATCACCTCCAGGCAGTATGGTGTCAGACAAAGCGTACTGCCATGCCTTGCTCCTGATCGAGGTGTACAACAGAGTCCTGCAACAACCCACGGGCGACTTCTTGTTGCCGTTCTTTCAGCCAGGCAAGATACTCAGCCATACTGGCTGCCTGCAGCCCGAGATCTGAGAGCACCTGCTGGACGCTCTCGCAGGTACGTCTAGCAGTATCAATATCCAGGGTGCTGCGGGCCACCCCGGCAAGCCCTTTGCCCGGAGGCACGATCGAACTCACCACATTGGCCCCGGCCAGCAGCCGCTCCCTGAGACCGGCCAGGCCATTGACGTCGAGAGAGGCCGGAATAAGGCGGTTGGGGAAAACCAGACGCATGATAGCTATAGTCATCAGTTCCCGTTGGCAGGTAATCGAAGCGCACCGTCCCAGTGGTGTGCCATTCTGTGGAACAAGGGTCATTGCTCTGACCTGATCAGCATCGATGGCCCGCATGGTTTCGATGGATAGGTGCAGATCAGCCTCTGTCTCGCCGACACCGCATAGAACTCCTTCCTCGATCAGAAGCCCGTGGCTGCGGGCGATGGTTTTTTTTCGCATCCGTTCTCGAAAGCTCTGGCCGATTCGAAGTTTTCTGAACAGGGCAGGATTATGCGTTTCCTGGTAGCAGGCGTACCAGGTTGCACCTGCCTCGACCAGGGTTTTCAAGACTTCGTCGGGCACGGCTCCCGGTGAAACCATAACCGGCAGCCCCGTTGTCGATCTCACCCGGGCAACCAGCTCTGCCAGCTCTGCGAAACCTCGGGGTCCGTGACAGTAGAGATCAGGATCTTCCCCCATGGTCAGGTCGATCAGATGCACCCCGGAGTGGGCAAGCCGGCAGGATATTTCGATAATTTCCTCTGGTGTTTTCCGGTAGCGGACAGGTAAATTATTGGAACGCCGATAGTAGCAAAAGGAACAGTCGTTTCGACAGAAGGTGCTGATGTAGACGAAGCCGTAAAGAAACAGCCGATTTCCAAAATGCCGTTCACGGACTGCTCGAGCCGTCTTGAACAACGCTTCCACCTGGCTGCCTTCCCGAATCCTGAACAGAGCAGCCACATCCTCTGGCTCGAGGACTGAGCCCCGGAGAACACCATCGAGGATTTGCCGGAAGGTTCTTCGATTGCGGCAGAGAGTCATTCGCTTCAGAACTTTCAAGTCTCTCGGCAGCGGCCTGTTACCTGTGAATCCTCAGCGGATTTGCCTGCCCCAGATCTTCCAGCAGGGGCGGCACTGCCGTCGACAACAGCCGGGCTGCCAGGTGGGCAAACGGCAACATTGCTGAGGCAGTAAGGCTCATTTCAGCCGGCCAGCAGTTCCTTTACTCTAACTACGCCCTCCTGGGCGTCCTCCGCATAGGCATCGGCGCCTATCTTGGCGGCCCAGCGGGCAGTAACCGGGGCGCCTCCGACGATTGTCTTGAATCTATCGCGCACGCCGGCGCTCTTCAGGGCGTCCTCCAGGTCTTTCTGTCGAGCCATTGTGGTGGTCAACAGGGCACTGGTGCCGATAATCTGTACATCCAACCTTACCGCTTCTTCCACAATATGATCTATATCCACGTCCCGGCCAAGATCATATACAGTAAAGCCATTTGCCTGCATCAAGGAAGTCACGATGCACTTGCCGATATCATGGACATCCCCTTTTACCGTGGCAAGCACCACCCTGGCTGTTTGCTTTCTGGCCTCCCGGGCAGGCAGCGACTCGTTGATTACCTCTGTGACCGCCTGCATGGCATCGGCTGACTGAACCAATTCGGGAAGGAACAGGAGGCCGCGGCCAAACTTGTCGCCAACCTCGTTGATAGCAGGGATGAATACCTGGTTCATCAATTCCATACCGTCCATGCCGCTGGAGAGAATGCTGCGGGTCAGCTCGACGGCTTTTTCTTTGTTGTGTTCAATGATGGCTTGCTTGGCCGCTTTGAGAAGCTTTTCATCAATCATTGACACTATCCTTTCAATGAGTCTTTCTCTGTTGACGACGGTGAGTCCGAAACTCACAATTCAGTCCGTTGCTTGAAGCGATTCAGGCAATTTATCTCGACGTCGAGAACCCTTGCCATGTTGAACTTGGCCTCGATGCCTTTGGGAACACCTGGTAGAGGTGTGATCACTCCAATGCCCAGATCTGTGCGCACCTCGTTCATGATGATCGGGTCTGTGAGCTCAGCTATTGCAACGCCCAACTTGTCGGCCACGTACTCTTTTGCTGCAGCGATTCTCAATCCCCGGGCCATTTGCACGCGCGCCACCAGATCTCCAGCAGCCCGCATTCCGCCCATTCCCGAGGCATGTGCATGAGTGATCGCCATAGCAAAGGGATCACCAACACCAACCTACAAGCCGTCCAGCCGGCAGATGGTGGTCATAGCCGCCGAAGAACGGGAGACCATATCCACTGGTGGCTGATCGTTGACAGTTACCCCTCCGACTCCCATTCCCATGTTGGGATGAACCGGAATCTTGCTGACCGCGCCGCATGCCTTTGTGAAAGTGAGCGCTCTGGCCAGGTTCCAGGCAGCAGACTTGCTGGTGTTGGTGTTGCAGACTGGACCGAAGATAGTTGCGCCGGCTGCCTCGGCCATCTTTACCTGTTGGTGCGGATACATGCCAGCCAACCGCTCGCCCTGGTAAGTCAACTGGCTGTGCATACCCAGGACAAACTCTCCAGCCATACCCAGCTCGATACACATGTCAGGGTACTTCTTCTTGAGCTGCTCGGTGGCGAGCAGGGCGGCCAAGAAATCTGCGTCTCCAGCAGCTCCGGTGGTATCCAGGTTAATGCCGTCAGCGCCCGATTCATACATCAGGCTGCAGATGAAAACGATGTCTTTTACCAGTTCTTCAACCGACGCTTCGTAGGACTCCTGGGCTTCTTTGATCTGGCCCCGCGGCATTAACTCGGCCGGGTTGGGGAAGGGGCCATCCGGCTGGCTGTACAGTCCGAGATTCGGCTGAGCCCCGTAGAACAGCGGAATATGCGTGTACAACAGGGCCTGCTCGAGCACTGGCTGTTCGAATCCGGCAAGGGGTTTGACAGGCTTGTAACTGTAGTCT of Deltaproteobacteria bacterium contains these proteins:
- a CDS encoding MoaD/ThiS family protein, with amino-acid sequence MIEINVQFKGVVAQLTGCPEMCLTIEPGTRLLEFLNLLAHRVGSDFSKLLLDESGRVDRGILIAIEGRAVPADNYAAYRLNHNCSLAIIPIVAGG
- a CDS encoding DUF4445 domain-containing protein, which encodes MRKTEKKSLQTADMPEEILAEVRLTFDPPGISRTVPVGKSIIEAADGLDIPIRSDCGGKGLCAKCWVVAEPAANLSPLTEPELDVFTPAEIKQSYRLACQAKVAGNVNIRIPKHALAGAESGDKVLATDRFPVNPMVKRIALPKERLPRDAAGSDLVSWVIDRAGSLTERPIHIEDLEALRQLSEAGADGEPITLVHHEQRGVTAVIAGKREQSLGAAIDVGTTTLAAYLCDLTTGKLLARAASLNPQRQYGEDVISRIAYADEHTHGLQVLNALLIDAVNHLVGRCLSKINASREDVDEVTIVGNPTMERILMGLHPRGLGMSPYFPVIRAGQNLKARDLGLEMNPGTNVYVFPVISGFVGGDTVGAILADAIYQRGETCLLVDIGTNGEIVLGNCQQLWATSCATGPALEGAQISCGMRAVPGAIYQVAIDPRSLQPQYRVIGEEHNILPAGLCGSGVIDAIAAMLRSGILLPNGRLEQGAPGVVTDSQGQASEFILVPADKSATGKPISIKQSDVRQFQLAKSALSVGIELLMKHAKVDRVQRTVLTGSFGARFDWKNALDIGMLPRKAFGGQVLSLENLAGVGAVLALLDKSNRELAATLVQKIHTVDLAMDPEFATRFSEGTLFPAHEST
- a CDS encoding methyltetrahydrofolate cobalamin methyltransferase, encoding MLIIGELINASRKSIAAHIENQDVEAIQKAAREQFAAGAHYIDVNAGVFVGKEPEFLEWLVTTVQEAVPAPCCIDSPDPEAIEAGLAVHKGTPMINSISLEKERYDRLLPILAGTDHKVVALCMSDQGMPETVEDRLAIADQLVNGLLQNNVKMENIYVDPLVQPLSVNKDFGMEFLNAVEKIAATFKGIHTICGLSNISYGLPNRKLLNQLFLVMAICKGLDGAIINPLDQRMMANIIAAEALAGKDDYCMNYLKAHRAGSFALE
- the pylB gene encoding methylornithine synthase PylB, producing MTLCRNRRTFRQILDGVLRGSVLEPEDVAALFRIREGSQVEALFKTARAVRERHFGNRLFLYGFVYISTFCRNDCSFCYYRRSNNLPVRYRKTPEEIIEISCRLAHSGVHLIDLTMGEDPDLYCHGPRGFAELAELVARVRSTTGLPVMVSPGAVPDEVLKTLVEAGATWYACYQETHNPALFRKLRIGQSFRERMRKKTIARSHGLLIEEGVLCGVGETEADLHLSIETMRAIDADQVRAMTLVPQNGTPLGRCASITCQRELMTIAIMRLVFPNRLIPASLDVNGLAGLRERLLAGANVVSSIVPPGKGLAGVARSTLDIDTARRTCESVQQVLSDLGLQAASMAEYLAWLKERQQEVARGLLQDSVVHLDQEQGMAVRFV
- a CDS encoding corrinoid protein codes for the protein MIDEKLLKAAKQAIIEHNKEKAVELTRSILSSGMDGMELMNQVFIPAINEVGDKFGRGLLFLPELVQSADAMQAVTEVINESLPAREARKQTARVVLATVKGDVHDIGKCIVTSLMQANGFTVYDLGRDVDIDHIVEEAVRLDVQIIGTSALLTTTMARQKDLEDALKSAGVRDRFKTIVGGAPVTARWAAKIGADAYAEDAQEGVVRVKELLAG